From the Flavobacterium galactosidilyticum genome, one window contains:
- a CDS encoding GDP-L-fucose synthase family protein: MDKATKIYIAGHKGMVGSAIWRTLSTKGYTNLIGASSATLNLKNQQAVKDFFAAEKPKVVIDAAAKVGGILANNDFPYQFLMENMQIQNNLIDTALQTDVEKFIFLGSSCIYPKLAPQPLKEEYLLTDSLEPTNEWYAIAKITGVKACQAIRKQFDKDYVSLMPTNLYGTHDNFDLNSSHVLPAMIRKFHEAKSNNNATVKLWGSGTPRREFLFVDDMAAAVVFALENKLPDYLYNVGTGVDLTIKELAENIQKVIGHQGAIEWDSSKPDGTPRKLMNVAKMHQLGWKHKVDLIEGITKTYNWFLENEGNYKEVKM; this comes from the coding sequence ATGGATAAAGCTACTAAAATATATATCGCAGGGCACAAGGGTATGGTTGGGAGCGCTATTTGGCGCACGCTTTCTACTAAAGGGTATACTAATTTAATTGGTGCATCAAGTGCAACATTAAATTTGAAAAACCAACAAGCAGTTAAAGACTTTTTTGCTGCCGAAAAACCAAAGGTAGTAATTGATGCTGCCGCAAAAGTAGGAGGCATATTGGCCAACAATGATTTTCCATATCAATTTCTGATGGAAAACATGCAAATTCAGAATAATCTAATTGATACCGCATTGCAAACTGATGTAGAGAAATTTATTTTTCTGGGAAGCTCCTGCATCTATCCTAAATTAGCCCCACAACCATTAAAAGAAGAGTATTTACTGACTGATTCTTTAGAGCCAACAAATGAATGGTACGCTATTGCAAAAATTACGGGAGTTAAAGCGTGTCAAGCGATCAGAAAACAATTTGATAAAGATTATGTAAGCTTGATGCCAACTAATTTATACGGTACACATGATAATTTCGATTTAAATTCCTCACATGTTCTCCCAGCGATGATCCGAAAGTTTCATGAAGCAAAAAGTAATAACAATGCTACTGTAAAATTGTGGGGAAGCGGAACGCCAAGGAGAGAATTTCTCTTTGTGGACGATATGGCCGCGGCAGTGGTTTTTGCATTAGAAAACAAATTGCCTGATTATCTCTATAATGTAGGTACTGGCGTCGACTTGACAATTAAGGAACTAGCTGAGAATATCCAAAAAGTAATAGGACATCAAGGTGCTATCGAGTGGGATAGTAGCAAGCCAGATGGTACACCACGCAAATTAATGAATGTTGCAAAGATGCATCAATTGGGATGGAAACACAAAGTAGACTTGATAGAAGGTATTACAAAAACCTACAACTGGTTTTTAGAAAACGAAGGCAATTATAAAGAAGTGAAGATGTAA
- a CDS encoding mannose-1-phosphate guanylyltransferase, which translates to MEKYSITQVILTGGIGSRLWPLSRKSQPKQYLNIFDGKSLFEMTVNRNRTIATKLIVVGNIDNCHLSKAVLNKANKSYIDIVESTPRNTAAAIAFAAFASKPEDILVVTPSDHIIGEMKYYKNAILEAVEKALNGFIVTFGIIPIRPEIGYGYIERDGDDVLSFREKPSQELALEFIAKGNFLWNSGMFCFKASVFLEELQLYAPEVYEKAKIAWENNVDGNLDLDLSMDIPSISIDYAVMERSKKIKVVSSKFTWSDLGSFESVYDYLRTIGHPVDDNGNMVIGTNNYTAFLGMKDTIFVHTDTANLILKKECSQDVKNVYGALEKINSDLLK; encoded by the coding sequence ATGGAAAAGTATTCAATTACACAAGTGATACTTACAGGTGGTATTGGGAGTCGATTGTGGCCTTTGTCACGTAAAAGTCAACCCAAGCAATATCTAAATATTTTTGATGGAAAATCATTGTTTGAAATGACCGTAAATCGCAACCGCACAATCGCTACTAAATTAATTGTAGTGGGGAATATTGATAATTGTCATTTGAGTAAAGCAGTTTTAAATAAGGCAAATAAATCGTATATCGATATTGTTGAATCCACGCCAAGAAATACCGCTGCCGCTATTGCTTTTGCCGCTTTTGCATCAAAACCAGAAGACATTCTTGTAGTAACGCCTTCGGATCACATTATTGGTGAAATGAAATACTATAAAAATGCTATTCTAGAAGCTGTCGAAAAAGCGTTGAATGGTTTTATTGTTACCTTTGGAATCATTCCTATCAGACCCGAAATAGGGTATGGTTATATAGAGCGCGATGGCGATGATGTACTTTCTTTCAGAGAAAAACCAAGTCAAGAGTTGGCTCTCGAATTTATAGCGAAAGGCAACTTTCTTTGGAACAGCGGAATGTTTTGTTTTAAAGCGTCGGTGTTTTTAGAAGAGTTGCAATTGTATGCTCCAGAAGTCTATGAGAAAGCAAAAATTGCTTGGGAAAACAATGTAGATGGAAATCTAGATTTAGATCTTTCTATGGATATTCCTTCTATAAGTATTGATTATGCAGTAATGGAGCGTTCTAAAAAAATCAAAGTAGTATCTTCTAAATTTACTTGGTCTGATTTAGGATCTTTTGAGTCGGTCTATGACTATTTGCGTACTATTGGTCATCCAGTTGATGACAATGGAAATATGGTTATTGGCACTAATAATTATACTGCCTTTTTAGGAATGAAAGATACCATTTTTGTTCATACGGATACTGCCAATTTAATTTTGAAAAAAGAATGTTCTCAAGATGTCAAAAACGTCTATGGCGCTTTAGAAAAGATTAATTCAGATTTATTGAAATAA
- a CDS encoding UpxY family transcription antiterminator, protein MNWYVVYTKPKWEKKVAEQLTKSGIECYCPLIIQERQWSDRKKKVEVPLFNSYVFVRLAENNRNAVFQSSGVVRYLFWLSKPAIVREEEINVIKKWLNASNDTDFSIECYKIGDVVKIDSGPFSDQKAVVQEINKTHYVLYLESLGCVLKMKIK, encoded by the coding sequence ATGAATTGGTATGTAGTTTACACAAAACCCAAATGGGAGAAAAAAGTTGCAGAACAATTGACAAAAAGTGGAATAGAATGTTACTGTCCACTGATAATCCAAGAGCGCCAATGGTCTGATAGAAAGAAAAAAGTGGAAGTGCCGCTTTTTAATTCCTATGTTTTTGTTCGACTAGCTGAAAATAATCGAAATGCTGTATTTCAAAGTTCAGGAGTGGTGCGCTATCTATTTTGGTTAAGTAAACCCGCAATTGTCAGAGAGGAAGAAATCAATGTGATAAAGAAATGGTTGAACGCTTCAAATGATACAGATTTTTCGATAGAATGTTATAAAATCGGAGATGTGGTAAAAATAGATTCGGGACCGTTTTCTGATCAAAAAGCAGTTGTTCAAGAGATAAATAAAACACATTACGTGTTGTATTTAGAATCCTTAGGCTGCGTTTTAAAAATGAAAATTAAATAA
- a CDS encoding UDP-glucose 6-dehydrogenase → MKITKICCIGAGYVGGPTMAVIAQKCPHIQVTVVDLNEERIAAWNDADLSNIPIYEPGLDAIVGEARGRNLFFSTDVDKAIHEAQIIFISVNTPTKTYGKGKGMAADLKYIELCSRQIARVAKDNKIVVEKSTLPVRTAEAIKSILDNTGNGVQFQILSNPEFLAEGTAVEDLLNPDRILIGGDTTAEGQEAIQALVDVYSNWVATDKILTTNVWSSELSKLTANAFLAQRISSINAMSELCEKTGANVNEVAKAIGMDSRIGPKFLKASVGFGGSCFQKDILNLVYIAKSYGLYQVADYWEQVIIMNDHQKRRFSNTIVRTLYNTVSDKKIAFLGWAFKKDTNDTRESAAIYVADDLINEHANIAVYDPKVSNKKIMDDLNYLETRSVEDNNSSVKSYSDPYEACQDAHAIAVLTEWDEFKTYDWQRIYDSMKKPAFIFDGRNLLNAKDLETIGFVYQGVGS, encoded by the coding sequence ATGAAAATTACAAAAATTTGTTGCATTGGAGCAGGATACGTTGGTGGGCCAACTATGGCAGTGATAGCGCAGAAATGTCCGCACATACAAGTTACGGTTGTTGACTTAAATGAAGAGCGAATAGCAGCTTGGAATGATGCCGATTTAAGTAATATCCCTATTTACGAGCCAGGTTTAGATGCAATTGTTGGAGAGGCTAGAGGTAGAAATTTGTTTTTTTCAACGGATGTTGATAAAGCCATTCATGAAGCCCAAATCATTTTCATATCAGTTAACACGCCTACTAAAACCTACGGAAAAGGAAAAGGTATGGCAGCTGATTTGAAATATATTGAATTATGTTCGAGACAAATAGCAAGAGTAGCTAAGGATAATAAAATTGTGGTTGAGAAATCAACACTTCCAGTACGAACAGCAGAGGCTATTAAAAGTATATTAGACAATACCGGCAATGGTGTTCAGTTCCAAATTTTGTCTAATCCTGAATTTCTGGCAGAAGGTACTGCTGTTGAAGATTTATTAAATCCCGACAGGATTTTAATTGGTGGAGATACTACTGCCGAAGGTCAAGAAGCGATTCAGGCACTTGTTGATGTTTATTCAAATTGGGTAGCTACTGATAAAATTTTAACCACAAATGTATGGTCATCAGAATTATCAAAACTTACTGCAAATGCTTTCTTAGCGCAACGAATTTCTTCTATCAATGCAATGTCTGAACTTTGTGAAAAGACGGGTGCAAATGTAAATGAAGTAGCAAAAGCCATCGGTATGGACAGCAGGATTGGCCCTAAATTCCTAAAAGCATCGGTTGGTTTTGGAGGTTCCTGTTTTCAAAAAGACATCTTAAATTTAGTTTATATCGCCAAGTCCTATGGATTATATCAGGTTGCGGACTATTGGGAACAAGTGATAATTATGAATGATCATCAAAAAAGACGTTTCTCTAATACTATTGTTCGCACGCTGTACAATACCGTTTCTGATAAGAAGATTGCGTTTTTAGGTTGGGCTTTCAAGAAAGATACTAATGACACTAGAGAATCTGCTGCAATTTACGTAGCTGATGATTTGATCAATGAGCATGCAAATATTGCAGTTTATGACCCTAAAGTTTCTAATAAAAAGATAATGGATGATTTGAATTATTTAGAAACAAGATCAGTAGAAGATAACAATAGCAGTGTAAAATCGTATTCGGATCCTTATGAAGCGTGCCAGGATGCACATGCTATCGCCGTGTTGACGGAATGGGATGAGTTCAAAACATACGATTGGCAAAGAATTTATGATTCTATGAAAAAACCCGCTTTCATTTTCGATGGAAGAAATTTGTTAAATGCTAAAGATTTAGAAACAATTGGATTTGTATATCAAGGAGTAGGATCCTAA
- a CDS encoding polysaccharide biosynthesis tyrosine autokinase: MLDIKDFSIFENQVSFDFKGFLIKIGSYWKWFLISLLIAFTVAYQVNIRKEKIYGMETLISIKEESNPLFTSNTSLVFNWGGTSDQVQTISTTLQSRSHNELVVDKLQYYIDYLVQGKYNLVDAYGAVPFSVGINKSKGQLAGTLIGIKFLSENEYEIRISFENPSVSILTYSNNTYSNTAVATGDFVKKYKVGQQVSLPFLNWKLQMNDNPGIYKGNEYFVRFNDFNGTVSAYRGINVRTDDKGGSIVTLGMQGTNKARMVEYLNSTVKMLIKRQLDSKNQFATNTISFIDSTLVAMESQLKETGNELKSFRKGKNIYDIEEGGAKFSEKILEFDVKKDEVNRKVAYYNSLKAYLKNSVNYAKLPAPSVAGIEDPNIVVNVSKLIALSTQRSEMAYAVKSDKIFNDFDNQMEAVKNVLLENIATAKSSLQYDLAMVSSKINETESTIRQLPEDQQELIKIKRKYDLSDNIYSTFLQKRSEADIVKAANLSDVHFIDPAKDVGGGLIGPKTSVNYVLALFLGILIPLLFVFAIFFINNSVQNAEDISKLTKIPLIGVVGVNKENTNLAVFDKPKSALSESFRAIRSSLQFLYKMQNVDGAKTLMITSSISGEGKTFCSINIATVFALSEKKTVIIGLDLRKPKLAAEFNLTNEVGVVNYLIKQKTIDEIINHTHIPYLDVILSGPVPPNPSEMIISVGMSELIEELKKKYDYIILDTPPVGLVSDALELTHFCDVTLYIVRQNFTKKEMISLLNNRVKRGELNNTSIILNGLENKAKYGTGYGYGYGYGAYANGYYEEDKSASVYQKIAKKITKKLT; this comes from the coding sequence ATGTTAGATATAAAAGATTTTTCGATTTTTGAAAATCAAGTTAGCTTTGACTTTAAAGGGTTTTTAATAAAAATCGGAAGTTATTGGAAATGGTTTTTGATTAGTTTGCTAATCGCCTTTACTGTTGCTTACCAAGTGAACATACGCAAGGAGAAAATCTATGGTATGGAAACACTTATTTCTATAAAAGAGGAAAGTAATCCTCTTTTTACGTCAAATACGAGTTTGGTTTTTAATTGGGGTGGTACTTCAGATCAGGTTCAAACTATTTCAACAACATTGCAATCGCGCTCACACAATGAGTTAGTGGTCGACAAGCTGCAGTACTACATTGATTATTTGGTTCAGGGTAAATATAATTTAGTTGATGCTTATGGAGCAGTTCCGTTTTCTGTAGGAATTAACAAATCTAAAGGGCAACTTGCAGGTACATTAATTGGGATTAAGTTTTTGAGTGAAAACGAATATGAGATTAGAATCTCATTTGAAAATCCAAGCGTTTCAATACTTACGTATTCTAATAACACCTATAGTAATACAGCTGTTGCAACTGGTGATTTTGTCAAAAAGTATAAAGTAGGCCAGCAGGTATCGTTACCTTTCTTAAATTGGAAACTACAAATGAATGACAATCCTGGTATTTATAAAGGAAACGAGTATTTTGTACGATTTAATGATTTCAACGGAACAGTATCTGCGTATAGAGGGATAAATGTTCGAACAGATGATAAAGGTGGCTCTATTGTTACCTTAGGAATGCAAGGAACTAATAAAGCAAGAATGGTAGAGTATTTGAATTCTACTGTTAAAATGCTTATTAAAAGGCAACTTGATAGTAAAAACCAATTTGCAACAAACACTATTTCCTTTATCGATAGCACCTTAGTAGCAATGGAATCGCAATTAAAGGAAACAGGAAATGAATTAAAATCATTTAGAAAAGGTAAAAACATCTACGATATCGAGGAAGGTGGAGCTAAATTCTCAGAGAAAATTTTAGAGTTTGATGTCAAAAAGGACGAGGTTAATCGCAAAGTAGCTTATTATAATTCCCTTAAAGCGTACTTGAAAAACAGCGTTAATTATGCTAAACTTCCAGCTCCTTCTGTAGCAGGAATTGAAGATCCTAATATTGTTGTTAATGTTTCAAAGCTGATTGCACTCTCTACACAGCGATCTGAAATGGCTTATGCGGTAAAAAGTGATAAGATCTTCAATGATTTTGATAATCAAATGGAAGCGGTAAAAAATGTGCTTCTCGAAAATATAGCAACTGCAAAATCTTCTTTACAGTATGATCTAGCTATGGTGAGTAGTAAAATTAACGAAACGGAAAGCACGATAAGGCAATTGCCTGAGGATCAGCAAGAGCTAATTAAGATTAAAAGGAAGTATGATTTAAGTGATAACATTTACAGCACTTTTCTTCAAAAGAGAAGCGAGGCAGATATTGTAAAAGCGGCTAATTTGTCAGATGTACATTTTATTGACCCTGCAAAGGATGTTGGTGGTGGATTGATTGGTCCAAAAACTTCTGTTAATTATGTTCTGGCCTTGTTTCTGGGTATTCTTATTCCATTGCTATTTGTTTTTGCCATTTTCTTTATTAATAATTCAGTTCAAAATGCTGAGGATATTAGTAAATTGACTAAAATTCCGCTGATTGGTGTGGTTGGTGTAAATAAAGAAAACACCAATTTAGCTGTTTTTGATAAGCCAAAATCAGCATTATCGGAGTCTTTTAGGGCGATCCGATCTTCACTTCAGTTTTTGTACAAAATGCAAAATGTTGATGGTGCCAAAACCTTGATGATTACTTCGTCAATAAGTGGTGAGGGTAAAACATTTTGTTCGATAAACATCGCTACCGTTTTTGCTTTAAGCGAGAAAAAAACAGTAATAATTGGTCTTGATTTGCGAAAACCTAAATTAGCTGCGGAGTTTAATTTAACAAATGAAGTTGGAGTAGTTAACTATTTAATCAAACAAAAAACGATTGATGAAATTATAAACCACACGCACATTCCGTATTTAGATGTTATTTTATCAGGTCCTGTACCGCCTAATCCTTCAGAGATGATTATAAGCGTAGGTATGAGTGAACTAATTGAAGAACTTAAGAAAAAATACGATTATATTATACTGGATACGCCACCAGTTGGCTTGGTTTCTGATGCATTGGAACTGACCCATTTTTGTGATGTAACATTATATATCGTAAGACAGAATTTTACTAAAAAGGAAATGATTTCGTTGTTAAATAATCGTGTAAAACGCGGTGAGCTAAATAACACCAGTATTATACTGAACGGTTTAGAAAATAAAGCGAAATACGGAACAGGTTATGGATACGGTTACGGTTATGGCGCTTATGCTAATGGCTATTATGAAGAAGACAAATCCGCAAGTGTTTATCAAAAGATAGCTAAAAAGATAACAAAGAAATTAACGTAG
- a CDS encoding polysaccharide biosynthesis/export family protein, whose amino-acid sequence MSRYVLYISLVISFLLSSCIPTRDLIYLQKKDNSEPETMISAVETKPYRLQINDVLSITIKASDPKLVSIFNPSSNDASAGKSETGLYFDGFTVDDHGNIRFPVLGEINVIGYTLDEVRARVEKQLLAEYFNKEANIFVTVKLAGFRYTINGEIGSPGTKSLFQEHVNIMEAIANAGDITITGNRKAVTIMRKTPTGVEMHDIDLTDINAMKSPYFYLQPNDYVYIKPLKQKTWGTGKTGIESLGTIITLLSLATTTFLLLKR is encoded by the coding sequence ATGAGCAGATACGTACTCTATATATCCTTAGTTATCAGTTTTTTACTTTCTTCTTGTATTCCAACAAGAGATTTAATTTACCTTCAAAAAAAAGATAATTCAGAGCCAGAAACGATGATTTCAGCTGTTGAAACTAAACCCTATCGACTACAGATTAATGATGTTTTAAGTATTACAATAAAAGCTAGCGATCCAAAATTAGTTAGTATTTTTAATCCTTCAAGTAATGATGCTTCTGCAGGTAAATCAGAAACGGGATTGTATTTTGATGGGTTTACAGTGGATGACCATGGGAATATAAGATTTCCAGTTTTAGGCGAAATAAATGTAATTGGTTACACCTTAGATGAAGTCAGAGCACGTGTTGAAAAACAATTGCTTGCGGAATATTTCAATAAAGAAGCTAATATATTCGTAACCGTTAAACTTGCTGGTTTTCGTTATACCATCAATGGAGAAATAGGTAGTCCAGGAACTAAGAGTTTGTTTCAGGAACACGTAAATATTATGGAGGCCATCGCTAATGCTGGAGATATTACTATAACAGGAAATAGAAAAGCAGTTACAATTATGCGAAAAACACCAACTGGAGTTGAAATGCACGATATAGATCTTACGGACATTAATGCAATGAAGTCACCTTATTTTTACTTACAGCCAAATGATTACGTGTATATCAAACCGCTGAAACAGAAAACTTGGGGAACTGGAAAAACAGGGATAGAGTCATTGGGAACAATTATTACTTTATTATCTTTAGCCACCACGACTTTTTTACTATTAAAAAGATAA
- the recR gene encoding recombination mediator RecR — MEFSSKLIEKAVNEMSQLPGIGKRTALRLVLHLLKQPKEQTGFLSQALVAMREDIKYCASCHNISDSTMCEICANKNRNHQIVCIVEDIRDVMAIENTGQFRGIYHVLGGKISPIDGVGPSQLNISSLVEKVKSGVVNEIIFALSSTMEGDTTNFYIYKQINDCEIIISTIARGISVGDELEYADEVTLGRSILHRVPFEKSFKNN, encoded by the coding sequence ATGGAATTTTCTTCAAAATTAATAGAAAAAGCAGTAAATGAAATGTCTCAGCTACCCGGTATTGGTAAAAGGACAGCACTGCGATTGGTTTTACATTTATTAAAACAACCTAAAGAGCAAACAGGATTTTTATCTCAGGCCTTAGTTGCTATGCGCGAGGATATCAAGTATTGTGCAAGTTGTCATAATATTTCTGACAGTACAATGTGCGAAATTTGTGCAAACAAAAACCGAAATCATCAAATAGTTTGCATTGTAGAGGATATTCGTGATGTTATGGCAATTGAAAATACAGGACAGTTTAGAGGTATTTATCACGTTCTTGGGGGTAAAATTTCTCCTATTGATGGTGTTGGTCCAAGCCAATTAAATATAAGTTCTTTAGTTGAAAAAGTAAAATCAGGTGTTGTAAATGAAATCATTTTTGCTTTAAGCTCAACAATGGAGGGTGATACCACCAATTTTTATATTTATAAACAAATAAATGACTGTGAAATAATTATTTCAACAATCGCCCGTGGAATTTCAGTTGGAGACGAGCTGGAATATGCTGATGAAGTCACCTTAGGACGAAGTATTTTGCACAGAGTACCATTCGAAAAAAGTTTTAAGAATAATTAA
- a CDS encoding CoA-binding protein, with translation MKSKKTLVLGATTKPDRYAFKAVTMLVDKGHSVLALGQNAGEVAGVKIQTKAIPLKNIDTVTLYLNPTRQRDYYNYIVEAKPKRVIFNPGTENPEFYQLLKLNDIKVEVACTLVMLTTNQY, from the coding sequence ATAAAGAGTAAAAAAACCTTGGTTCTTGGCGCTACAACAAAGCCAGACAGATACGCATTCAAAGCAGTGACTATGCTAGTAGATAAAGGACATTCAGTGCTTGCGCTAGGTCAAAATGCAGGTGAAGTTGCGGGTGTGAAAATTCAAACTAAAGCGATTCCACTTAAAAATATTGATACCGTTACCTTGTATCTTAATCCTACCCGTCAGCGTGACTACTATAATTATATAGTAGAAGCAAAACCAAAGCGAGTAATTTTTAATCCTGGAACTGAAAATCCAGAATTCTATCAATTATTGAAACTAAACGACATTAAAGTTGAAGTAGCTTGCACTTTGGTAATGCTGACTACAAATCAATATTAA
- a CDS encoding MarC family NAAT transporter, giving the protein MDLFTYLFVALFSVLNPIGTVPIFVGLTQHDTKKERSRISLWTAINVFIILIVSFFIGQYVLIFFGISIDALRIAGGIIIVNSGFSLLSGKFNKKRGISKKAETDAQKRNDIALTPLAIPMLAGPGSISLLIAFYQEHNSTQEIILSTLAILAIAVTIFVILRSAHYLAKILGASGIVAISRIVGFIVIAIGIQYIVSAIINIIKTNL; this is encoded by the coding sequence ATGGATTTATTTACTTACCTATTTGTCGCTCTTTTCTCCGTATTAAACCCAATCGGTACGGTTCCTATTTTTGTAGGGTTAACTCAACACGACACAAAAAAGGAGCGTTCTAGAATTTCCTTATGGACGGCTATCAATGTTTTTATCATTTTGATTGTTTCCTTTTTTATTGGACAATATGTTTTGATTTTCTTTGGCATCAGTATTGACGCTTTGCGAATTGCCGGAGGAATTATAATTGTGAATTCGGGATTTTCATTACTTTCTGGAAAGTTTAATAAAAAGAGAGGTATTAGCAAAAAAGCGGAAACAGACGCACAAAAACGAAACGACATTGCCTTAACACCTCTGGCAATTCCTATGCTTGCTGGCCCTGGTTCAATTTCCTTACTTATTGCATTTTACCAAGAACACAATTCTACACAAGAAATAATCCTTTCTACACTAGCGATTCTTGCTATTGCTGTTACTATTTTTGTAATATTAAGAAGTGCTCATTATTTAGCTAAAATCCTTGGTGCTTCGGGGATTGTTGCTATCTCAAGAATAGTTGGCTTTATAGTAATCGCAATAGGAATACAATATATTGTAAGCGCGATTATCAATATTATAAAAACTAATTTGTAA
- the ctlX gene encoding citrulline utilization hydrolase CtlX, whose amino-acid sequence MKQTTNSIVMIRPVAFRMNEQTAVNNYYQKVLDGLLPATVNAKAQQEFDTFVEKLRAVGVDVTVVDDTLDPDTPDSIFPNNWISFHENGDVAMYPMFAENRRAERREEILDILEDKGFVINNIVDYTSAEEDGFYLEGTGSLLLDRENNKAYCALSPRADEELFIEFCEDFDYAPVIFEAFQTVDGERKLIYHTNVMMCLGETFAVICAECIDDKKERKMVLDNLKENNKEIILITEAQVNTFAGNMLEVRGANDKRYLVMSAAAHQCLTPAQIQQLEKHAEILSSSFDTIEACGGGSARCMMAEVFLPTN is encoded by the coding sequence ATGAAACAAACAACAAATTCTATAGTAATGATTCGCCCTGTAGCGTTTCGAATGAATGAGCAAACCGCAGTGAATAATTATTATCAAAAAGTATTAGATGGACTTTTGCCAGCGACTGTAAATGCTAAAGCACAACAAGAGTTTGACACTTTTGTCGAAAAATTACGTGCAGTTGGTGTTGATGTAACTGTGGTTGATGATACTTTAGATCCAGATACGCCAGATAGTATTTTTCCAAATAACTGGATTTCTTTTCATGAAAATGGAGATGTAGCAATGTATCCCATGTTTGCTGAAAATCGCCGTGCAGAGCGCCGTGAAGAAATATTAGATATATTGGAAGACAAAGGTTTTGTAATCAATAATATCGTAGACTATACTTCGGCTGAGGAAGATGGTTTTTATCTAGAAGGAACAGGAAGCTTGCTTTTAGATAGAGAAAACAATAAAGCCTATTGTGCTTTGTCTCCTAGAGCTGATGAAGAATTGTTTATCGAATTCTGTGAGGATTTTGATTATGCTCCAGTTATTTTTGAAGCTTTTCAAACTGTTGATGGGGAACGAAAACTGATTTACCACACTAATGTAATGATGTGCTTAGGTGAAACTTTTGCGGTAATTTGTGCGGAATGTATTGATGACAAGAAAGAGCGTAAAATGGTTCTTGATAATCTGAAAGAAAATAATAAAGAAATCATTTTGATCACTGAAGCTCAAGTAAACACTTTTGCTGGAAACATGCTAGAAGTGCGAGGGGCTAATGATAAAAGATATTTAGTTATGAGTGCCGCTGCGCATCAATGTTTGACTCCTGCACAAATTCAGCAATTAGAAAAACATGCTGAAATACTGAGTTCAAGTTTTGATACCATAGAGGCTTGCGGTGGTGGAAGTGCAAGATGTATGATGGCGGAAGTTTTCTTGCCAACAAACTAA
- a CDS encoding dimethylarginine dimethylaminohydrolase family protein has product MLQLNINNETSRLKTVVLGSAVHNGPTPKVEEAYDPKSLEHILAGTYPLEKDMVNEMEAFSTVLQKYNVTVFRPEMIENYNQIFSRDIGFVINDVFIKSNILPERERELEAIQYIIDQINPDKVVRPPEEAHIEGGDVMLWNEYIFIGTYKGSDYKDFITARTNKEGVQYIKDLFPNKIIKEFDLIKSKSEARDNALHLDCCFQPVGTNKGIIYKNGFRQEADYLFLVKLFGEKNLFHITREEMYNMNSNVFSIDTNVVVSERNFTRLNNWLRSNGFVVEEIPYAEIAKQEGLLRCSTLPLIRE; this is encoded by the coding sequence ATGTTACAGTTAAATATAAATAATGAAACTTCCAGACTGAAAACTGTAGTTTTAGGTTCAGCGGTACATAATGGACCTACTCCAAAGGTTGAAGAGGCATACGACCCAAAATCATTAGAGCATATTTTAGCCGGCACTTACCCGCTTGAGAAAGATATGGTAAATGAAATGGAAGCTTTTAGTACGGTACTACAAAAATATAATGTTACCGTTTTTCGTCCAGAAATGATTGAGAACTACAATCAAATCTTTTCAAGAGATATCGGATTTGTTATTAACGATGTTTTTATAAAATCAAATATTTTACCGGAGCGAGAGCGAGAGCTAGAAGCGATTCAATATATTATTGACCAAATTAATCCTGATAAAGTAGTTAGACCACCAGAGGAAGCCCATATTGAAGGTGGCGATGTAATGTTGTGGAATGAATATATTTTCATTGGTACGTACAAAGGCAGTGATTACAAAGATTTCATCACGGCTCGAACAAATAAGGAAGGAGTTCAATATATTAAAGACTTATTTCCGAATAAAATTATCAAAGAATTTGATTTGATTAAATCTAAAAGTGAAGCTCGTGATAATGCTTTGCATTTGGACTGTTGTTTTCAACCAGTTGGGACGAACAAAGGAATTATTTACAAAAATGGTTTCCGCCAAGAGGCTGATTATTTATTTCTAGTGAAACTATTTGGCGAAAAGAATTTGTTTCACATTACACGAGAGGAAATGTATAATATGAATTCTAATGTTTTTTCTATTGACACGAATGTTGTAGTTTCAGAGAGAAATTTCACCCGATTGAATAATTGGTTGCGCTCAAACGGTTTTGTAGTTGAAGAAATTCCTTATGCAGAAATTGCAAAGCAAGAAGGATTATTGCGCTGTTCTACTTTGCCTTTAATTAGAGAATAA